A genomic region of Synechococcus sp. NOUM97013 contains the following coding sequences:
- a CDS encoding ABC transporter ATP-binding protein produces MVFSCGVLAAIAMTDPGPIPPAPVALHLEGVRLDIPVFTNETRSLKASLIRSVTGGSLRRQRGGAVVTALQDINCTIHEGERIALIGHNGAGKSTFLRLISGIYQPTAGLFQAQVPVFPMIHKSFITSDELSGLQAMKAHYLLIHGNLLGFEAFQDDVVGFAGLGDFIHLPLKTYSQGMAARLLFAVLTSGSHECLAMDEGFGAGDTHFYDRAQDRLERFLDTAGTLLLASHAEALLRRFCSRGLVFREGRIVFDGPLNDALAYYNQP; encoded by the coding sequence ATGGTCTTTTCGTGTGGAGTGCTGGCTGCCATTGCAATGACAGATCCAGGCCCCATCCCTCCTGCACCGGTCGCACTCCATCTGGAAGGGGTGCGTCTGGATATTCCGGTTTTCACTAACGAGACCCGCAGTCTCAAAGCGTCGTTGATCCGCTCAGTGACAGGGGGATCGCTTCGGCGCCAACGGGGTGGAGCGGTTGTGACGGCTCTGCAGGACATCAACTGCACCATCCATGAAGGCGAACGCATTGCCTTGATCGGCCATAACGGTGCTGGCAAAAGCACGTTTCTGCGCCTGATTTCAGGGATCTATCAGCCCACGGCGGGCCTGTTTCAGGCTCAGGTGCCGGTGTTCCCGATGATTCACAAGAGTTTCATCACCAGCGACGAACTAAGCGGCCTCCAGGCCATGAAGGCGCATTACCTCCTCATCCATGGCAATTTGCTTGGCTTCGAGGCCTTTCAGGACGATGTCGTTGGCTTTGCCGGTCTGGGTGATTTCATTCATCTGCCCTTGAAGACCTACAGCCAGGGAATGGCGGCAAGGCTGCTGTTTGCGGTGCTCACCAGTGGCAGCCATGAGTGTCTTGCCATGGATGAGGGCTTCGGAGCCGGGGACACGCACTTCTATGACAGGGCTCAGGATCGCCTCGAGCGTTTTCTGGATACAGCGGGAACTCTGCTGCTCGCGTCCCATGCAGAGGCTCTCTTGAGGCGTTTCTGCAGTCGTGGTTTGGTGTTCAGGGAAGGCCGCATCGTCTTCGACGGTCCGCTGAACGACGCCCTGGCTTATTACAACCAACCCTGA
- a CDS encoding ABC transporter permease: MTPSLLPGSAKPARCSVRSTLREAWRMRRVWWFTASARTKARFVRTYFGSFWLGLSNLFSIAVLAAVYGTVFKVQDFQTYVVYLGLGLVVWNAIAAAISSAPTLFLHNHSHVHNTNLNPVFYTLEEWSFQLQTFVMSFLLVVAVLSCFQLSLIPYLFVGWLPILNLLLFLYWCPVLICLLGARYRDLYQLVPVALQLIFLLSPILFEKENLGAMQWTANFNPLYRVLSPVRHTLMTGEVIWSQNAVVLLANVVGLWLAIRLINRERPNLPFLI, encoded by the coding sequence ATGACCCCCTCGCTTCTGCCTGGTTCTGCCAAGCCCGCGCGTTGCAGTGTGCGCAGCACGCTGAGAGAAGCCTGGCGGATGCGTCGCGTGTGGTGGTTCACCGCTTCGGCACGCACGAAAGCGCGTTTTGTGCGCACTTATTTCGGCAGCTTCTGGCTTGGTCTTTCCAATCTGTTTTCGATTGCAGTTCTGGCGGCTGTGTACGGCACTGTGTTCAAAGTGCAAGATTTTCAGACTTATGTGGTGTATCTAGGCTTGGGTCTGGTGGTTTGGAACGCGATTGCTGCCGCGATTTCATCAGCGCCCACTCTGTTTCTGCACAATCATTCGCATGTGCACAACACCAACCTTAATCCGGTGTTTTACACCTTGGAAGAGTGGTCGTTTCAGCTGCAGACCTTCGTGATGTCCTTCTTACTGGTGGTGGCTGTTCTTAGCTGTTTTCAGCTCAGCTTGATTCCTTATCTGTTCGTAGGTTGGCTGCCGATTCTCAATCTGCTGCTGTTCCTTTACTGGTGTCCAGTGCTGATTTGTTTGCTCGGAGCGCGTTATCGCGATCTCTATCAACTCGTGCCAGTGGCCCTTCAGTTGATTTTCCTGTTGTCGCCGATTCTTTTTGAGAAAGAGAATTTGGGTGCAATGCAATGGACGGCAAATTTCAATCCTCTTTATCGCGTGCTCAGCCCGGTGCGTCACACCTTGATGACCGGTGAAGTGATTTGGTCGCAAAATGCAGTTGTTCTGCTGGCCAATGTGGTGGGCCTCTGGCTTGCGATCCGGTTGATCAACCGTGAACGACCCAATCTTCCATTTTTGATTTGA
- the epsC gene encoding serine O-acetyltransferase EpsC, which produces MLNHLRADLAIIRERDPAARGPLEILLCYPGFQALTLHRLSHRLWRSRLPLKLPARLLSQLGRGLTGVEIHPGATIGHGVFIDHGMGVVIGETAEVGDRCLLYQGVTLGGTGKEHGKRHPTLANNVVIGAGAKVLGAIEVGANTRVGAGSVVVRNVEADCTVVGIPGRVIHQSGVRINPLAHSALPDAEASVIRNLMERIDQLEGQVRSLQDNLRTMAAANGSTLREVRSGKAQNLKDREILEFLGD; this is translated from the coding sequence ATGCTCAACCACCTCCGCGCCGACCTGGCGATCATCCGTGAACGGGACCCCGCAGCGCGTGGGCCGCTGGAGATACTGCTCTGCTACCCGGGCTTTCAGGCGTTGACCCTGCACCGCCTCAGCCACCGGCTGTGGCGCTCCAGGCTGCCCCTCAAGCTGCCCGCCCGCCTGCTCAGCCAACTGGGGCGAGGCCTCACTGGCGTGGAGATCCACCCAGGCGCCACCATCGGCCATGGGGTGTTCATCGACCACGGCATGGGTGTGGTGATCGGCGAAACCGCCGAAGTGGGCGATCGCTGCCTGCTGTATCAGGGCGTCACCCTGGGCGGAACGGGCAAGGAACACGGCAAGCGCCACCCCACCCTCGCCAACAACGTGGTGATCGGGGCCGGCGCCAAGGTGCTCGGTGCGATTGAAGTGGGCGCCAACACACGCGTCGGTGCGGGGTCGGTGGTGGTGCGCAATGTGGAAGCAGACTGCACCGTGGTGGGCATCCCCGGCCGGGTGATCCACCAGAGCGGCGTGCGGATCAACCCCCTGGCCCATTCGGCGCTACCTGATGCGGAGGCCAGCGTGATCCGCAACCTGATGGAGCGAATCGACCAGCTGGAAGGCCAGGTGCGCAGCCTCCAGGACAACCTCAGAACCATGGCCGCCGCCAACGGCAGTACCCTCCGCGAAGTGCGCAGCGGCAAAGCCCAGAACCTCAAAGACCGGGAAATCTTGGAGTTTCTAGGGGACTGA
- a CDS encoding GntR family transcriptional regulator, whose translation MRFHIQQESDIPASTQLYNQICFAIAARHYPPGHRLPSTRQLAMQTGLHRNTISKVYRQLETDGVVEAMAGSGIYVRDQQKPREIRSPMTMRNRGVTDIDREVRKCVDGLLNAGCTLQQTRDLLTREIDWRLRCGARVLVSTPREDIGASMLIAEELEPCLDVPVEVVPMEELESVLESASNGTVVTSRYFLQPVEELAKKHGVRAVAVDLNDFRGELAMLKELRQGSCVGLVSISPGILRAAEVILHSMRGNELLLMTATPDVQSRLLALLRASSHVLCDRPSMPLVEQSLRQNRSQLMRMPQVHCAESYLSGDTIEQLRKEIGLQTS comes from the coding sequence GTGCGATTCCACATCCAGCAGGAAAGCGATATCCCCGCGTCGACCCAGCTGTACAACCAGATCTGTTTCGCCATCGCCGCCAGGCACTACCCCCCGGGTCATCGCCTGCCCAGCACGCGTCAGCTGGCGATGCAGACCGGCCTGCACCGCAACACGATCAGCAAGGTGTACCGCCAGCTGGAAACCGATGGCGTGGTGGAAGCCATGGCCGGCTCCGGCATCTACGTGCGCGACCAGCAGAAGCCGCGGGAAATCCGCTCGCCGATGACCATGCGCAACCGCGGGGTCACCGACATCGACCGCGAGGTGCGCAAATGCGTGGATGGGCTGCTGAATGCCGGCTGCACCCTGCAGCAGACCCGCGACCTGCTCACCCGTGAAATCGACTGGCGCCTGCGCTGCGGCGCCCGCGTGCTGGTGAGCACCCCCCGGGAAGACATCGGCGCCTCGATGCTGATCGCCGAAGAGCTGGAGCCCTGCCTGGACGTGCCCGTGGAGGTGGTGCCGATGGAGGAGCTGGAAAGCGTGCTGGAGAGCGCCAGTAATGGCACGGTGGTGACCAGTCGCTACTTCCTGCAACCCGTGGAAGAGCTGGCCAAGAAACACGGCGTGCGGGCCGTGGCCGTGGACCTCAACGACTTCCGCGGCGAGCTGGCGATGCTGAAGGAGCTGCGGCAGGGAAGCTGCGTGGGCCTGGTGAGCATCAGCCCGGGCATCCTGCGGGCGGCCGAAGTCATCCTCCACTCGATGCGCGGCAACGAACTGCTGCTGATGACCGCAACGCCGGATGTGCAGAGCCGCCTGCTGGCCCTGCTGCGGGCCTCCAGCCATGTGCTGTGCGATCGCCCCAGCATGCCCCTGGTGGAGCAGAGCTTGCGCCAGAACCGCTCCCAGCTGATGCGCATGCCCCAGGTGCATTGCGCCGAGAGCTACCTGAGTGGCGACACGATCGAGCAGCTGCGCAAGGAGATCGGCCTACAGACCAGCTGA
- a CDS encoding dienelactone hydrolase family protein — protein sequence MPVPVAPEIESRWCVVDGGPVPLRCWWSLPEPLSGGQEEVARIRNQKGSATERKRTVLVLPEVFGVNAWVRSVADRFASMGVPALAIPLFARTAPELDLSYGEMQLAHGREHKNATHADEILADLQAAIAWLQRSLEATDLEIIVVGFCFGGHATWLAATLPGVTRSFAFYGAGVVQGRPGGGAPTLELLPQVSGAFTCLFGLDDPLIPASDRVAIAAALQAADPEGQRLRAVSYAGADHGFMCDARAAFHDKAASAGWRLLEDALGLS from the coding sequence ATGCCAGTTCCCGTTGCACCGGAAATCGAGTCCCGCTGGTGCGTGGTGGATGGAGGCCCGGTGCCCCTGCGCTGCTGGTGGTCGCTGCCGGAGCCGCTGAGTGGCGGCCAGGAGGAGGTAGCACGGATCCGTAACCAGAAAGGCTCAGCAACGGAGCGAAAACGTACCGTTTTGGTGCTTCCCGAGGTGTTTGGCGTGAACGCTTGGGTGCGCTCTGTGGCCGATCGCTTCGCATCCATGGGCGTTCCGGCCCTGGCGATACCCCTGTTCGCGCGCACAGCTCCGGAGTTGGATCTCAGTTATGGCGAGATGCAACTTGCGCATGGACGGGAGCACAAAAACGCCACCCATGCCGATGAAATCCTGGCTGATCTGCAGGCGGCGATCGCCTGGCTTCAGCGCAGCCTGGAGGCTACGGATCTGGAGATCATCGTGGTGGGGTTCTGCTTTGGCGGCCATGCCACCTGGCTGGCGGCCACCCTGCCTGGGGTGACCCGCAGCTTCGCGTTTTATGGCGCTGGCGTCGTGCAGGGGCGGCCCGGTGGCGGCGCTCCCACCCTGGAGCTGCTGCCGCAGGTGTCAGGAGCGTTCACCTGTCTGTTCGGCCTCGACGACCCGCTGATTCCCGCCAGTGATCGCGTAGCGATTGCAGCGGCCTTGCAGGCTGCTGATCCCGAGGGGCAACGCTTGCGCGCTGTCAGCTATGCCGGCGCGGATCACGGCTTCATGTGTGATGCCCGCGCTGCCTTTCACGACAAAGCCGCCAGCGCGGGCTGGCGGCTGTTGGAGGACGCGCTTGGGCTGAGCTGA